In the genome of Triticum urartu cultivar G1812 chromosome 5, Tu2.1, whole genome shotgun sequence, one region contains:
- the LOC125507978 gene encoding rRNA-processing protein UTP23 homolog, with product MRVKRRSRHRKVVKFYSTCFGFREPYKVLIDGTFVHHLLVHQLLPADDALRELLSASRAPPLLTSKCVVAELRRLGKSHSEAFDAAQLVATASCEHDKVVSAVDCILSLVGDKNPEHYFVATQDSDLRAKLREVPCVPVIYGLKNSLFIEQPSVQQRQFAQLDEEKRIHMEKSEFKKLLKASSEGKTSVCGNAPGVAEKSKFKRNRAKGPNPLSCKKKKPKPQPSAAQNQGPKTDGEAKRKRVRKRKRSAKGSSQAET from the exons ATGAGGGTGAAGAGGCGATCGCGGCACCGCAAGGTGGTTAAGTTCTACTCCACCTGCTTCGGCTTCCGCGAGCCCTACAAGGTGCTCATCGATGGCACCTTCGTGCACCACCTCCTCGTCCACCAACTCCTCCCCGCCGACGACGCCCTCCGCGAGCTCCTCTCCGCGTCCAGGGCGCCCCCGCTCTTGACCTCCAAGTGCGTCGTCGCCGAGCTCAGGCGCCTCGGCAAGTCCCACTCCGAGGCGTTCGACGCTGCCCAACTCGTCGCCACCGccag CTGTGAGCATGACAAAGTGGTCAGTGCGGTGGACTGTATTCTGTCACTTGTTGGTGATAAGAATCCGGAGCACTACTTTGTTGCCACCCAGGATTCTGATCTCCGGGCAAAGCTACGGGAG GTTCCTTGTGTTCCTGTGATATATGGTCTGAAGAACTCCCTGTTTATTGAGCAACCCTCTGTGCAGCAACGTCAGTTTGCTCAGTTGGATGAGGAGAAGCGTATACATATGGAAAAATCAGAATTTAAGAAGCTATTAAAGGCGTCATCTGAAGGAAAGACATCCGTCTGTGGAAACGCTCCCGGAGTGGCAGAGAAAAGCAAGTTTAAAAGAAACAGAGCAAAG GGTCCAAACCCACTCTCTTGCAAGAAAAAGAAACCAAAGCCTCAACCATCAGCTGCTCAAAATCAG GGCCCGAAGACTGATGGCGAGGCAAAGCGAAAGAGGGTTCGGAAGCGGAAGAGAAGTGCCAAAGGCAGTAGTCAAGCAGAGACATGA